The following are encoded together in the Salvia hispanica cultivar TCC Black 2014 chromosome 6, UniMelb_Shisp_WGS_1.0, whole genome shotgun sequence genome:
- the LOC125195838 gene encoding snakin-1-like translates to MASKLVFALIFSLFLVSQVSSDLKKDEESSHVSQALHVFSRGDGKLMRAVQDISKYFKGRLLSQGLALAPAPAPNPSHGIDCGGLCKKRCSLHSRQNTCLRACGTCCARCKCVPPGTFGNREMCGTCYTNMTTHGNKSKCP, encoded by the exons ATGGCTTCTAAACTGGTGTTTGCACTCATCTTCTCACTCTTCTTGGTTTCCCAg GTTTCATCTGATTTAAAGAAGGATGAAGAGTCCAGCCATGTCAGCCAAGCATTACAT GTTTTCAGCAGAGGAGACGGAAAACTAATGCGTGCTG TTCAAGACATCTCGAAGTATTTCAAAGGTCGGCTGCTATCTCAAGGCCTCGCCCTTGCCCCGGCTCCAGCCCCGAACCCTAGCCACGGGATAGACTGTGGCGGGCTATGCAAGAAGCGGTGCAGCCTCCACTCAAGGCAAAATACATGCTTGAGGGCATGTGGAACTTGTTGTGCTAGGTGCAAATGTGTGCCCCCAGGGACCTTTGGTAATAGAGAAATGTGTGGAACATGTTACACTAATATGACCACCCATGGAAATAAAAGCAAGTGCCcataa
- the LOC125195837 gene encoding mannose-1-phosphate guanyltransferase alpha-like isoform X1 translates to MGGSEERVVAVIMVGGPTKGTRFRPLSLNTPKPLFPLAGQPMVNHPISACKRIPNLAQIYLIGFYEEREFALFVSSISNELRVPVRYLKEDKPHGSAGGLYNFRDQIMEESPSHIFLLNCDVCCSFPLAEMLEAHMSYRGMGTILVIKVSPESANQFGELVADPVTNELLHYTEKPETFVSDRINCGVYIFTPDIFTAIQGVSSQRKDRATLRRVSSFEALQPANRSLPSDFVRLDQDILSPLAGKKQFYVYETTDYWEQIKTPGMSLKCSGLYLAQFRRTSPDLLASGDGTKNAAISGNVYIHPSAKVHPTAKIGPNASISANARIGAGVRLVNCIILDDVEIKENAVVIHAIVGWKSSIGRWSRVQASGDHNAKLGVTILGESVTVEDEVVVINSIVLPNKTMNVSVQEEIIL, encoded by the exons ATGGGTGGTTCAGAAGAGAGAGTGGTGGCTGTGATCATGGTGGGTGGCCCAACTAAAG GGACCAGATTTAGGCCATTGTCACTTAATACTCCAAAGCCCCTTTTCCCATTGGCTGGACAGCCAATGGTTAATCATCCTATATCTGCTTGTAAAAGG ATACCGAACCTAGCACAGATCTACCTTATTGGTTTCTATGAGGAGCGCGAATTCGCACTGTTCGTCTCTTCGATATCTAATGAGCTCAGAGTTCCTGTCAG ATACTTGAAAGAGGATAAGCCACATGGTTCGGCAGGTGGACTTTATAACTTCAGGGATCAAATCATGGAAGAGAGCCCG TCACACATCTTTTTGCTGAATTGTGATGTTTGCTGCAGTTTTCCTCTTGCAGAGATGCTAG AGGCTCACATGAGCTACCGTGGGATGGGAACCATTTTGGTGATCAAG GTTTCGCCGGAGTCAGCAAACCAGTTTGGGGAACTTGTAGCTGATCCCGTTACAAATGAATTGTTGCACTACACAGAGAAGCCTGAAACTTTT GTGAGTGACCGTATCAACTGTGgggtttatatatttacccCTGACATCTTTACCGCCATTCAAGGCGTGTCCTCCCAAAGAAAAGACCGAG CTACCTTAAGGCGTGTATCCAGTTTTGAAGCACTTCAACCAGCAAACAG AAGTCTCCCGTCAGATTTTGTAAGACTGGATCAGGACATTCTATCACCACTTGCTGGAAAAAAACAGTTTTATGTGTACGAAACCACAGATTACTGGGAACAAATCAAAACTCCCGG AATGTCCCTGAAATGCTCAGGATTGTACCTCGCCCAATTCAGGCGCACCTCACCAGATCTCTTGGCTAGTGGAGATGGCACGAAGAATGCTGCAATTTCTGGCAACGTTTATATTCATCCATCAGCAAAAGTCCATCCAACTGCTAAG ATCGGTCCCAATGCTTCGATTTCAGCGAATGCTAGGATCGGAGCTGGTGTGAGGCTTGTCAACTGCATTATTCTTGATGATGTCGAAATCAAG GAAAACGCGGTGGTGATTCATGCGATCGTTGGATGGAAATCTTCGATCGGAAGGTGGTCAAGAGTCCAG GCCTCGGGAGACCACAACGCGAAGCTTGGGGTCACCATTCTAG GTGAATCAGTGACAGTGGAAGATGAAGTTGTGGTGATCAACAGCATTGTTCTTCCAAACAAGACCATGAATGTCAGTGTTCAAGAGGAAATTATATTGTGA
- the LOC125195836 gene encoding endoglucanase 5-like, which produces MAITKASHAILVLLLGLVSIGAAAVESFDYGAALDKTLLFFEAQRSGKLPSNQRVKWRSNSGLGDGYPQGVNLVGGYYDAGDHVKFGLPMAFSVTMLSWAAVDFKEDFMKLNQMGHILEAIKWGTDYFIKCHPQQNVLWGQVGDGVSDHYCWQRAEDMTTSRTAYKLDIEHPGSDLAGETAAALAAASLAFKPFDSAYSSILLVHAKQIFSFADRFRGLFTDSIGNSKQFYTSSGYYDELLWGATWLHRATNDEYYLKYAVDNCVAFGGSGWAVKEFSWDNKYAGVQILLTKLLLEGRAGKYASTLQQYQAKADYFTCACMQKNDGYNVKMTPGGLIYLREWNNLQYPASAAFLLTVYSDYLSKAKISVQCPDGLIQPQQILNFAKSQADYILGKNPKSLSYLVGYGKRYPLHVHHRGASIAPVSLLHSAIGCVEGFETWYKRHDANPNVIHGALVGGPNANDEFTDDRSAYEQTEPTLSGTAPLVGVFSRLHTLFSGQQMEKSKQPKPSSPYHKPQVPSQLYAPAPHSKAAVPVEFIHSITNSWTVGGEKFYRHEVVVKNISQKPIGKLKLQFDGLTGSLWGLTPTQAKNTYELPQWIQTLKPNSEFSFVYIQAGAQAEILVQSYH; this is translated from the exons ATGGCAATCACAAAAGCTTCACACGCCATTTTAGTCCTCTTGCTCGGCCTAGTTTCTATCGGGGCCGCAGCAGTCGAGTCGTTTGACTACGGGGCTGCCCTCGATAAAACCTTGTTGTTCTTCGAGGCACAAAGATCCGGTAAATTACCTTCAAACCAACGTGTGAAATGGCGAAGTAATTCGGGCCTTGGCGACGGCTATCCTCAAGGG GTAAATTTGGTTGGAGGATACTATGATGCCGGAGACCATGTAAAATTTGGTCTTCCAATGGCGTTTAGTGTGACAATGTTGTCATGGGCAGCTGTCGATTTTAAGGAAGactttatgaaattaaatcaaatgggACACATTTTGGAGGCAATCAAATGGGGCACTGATTATTTCATCAAATGCCATCCTCAACAAAATGTGCTATGGGGGcag GTCGGAGATGGAGTGTCGGATCACTATTGTTGGCAACGAGCGGAGGACATGACGACGTCCCGAACAGCGTACAAGCTGGATATCGAGCATCCCGGGTCAGACCTTGCTGGAGAAACTGCGGCCGCCTTGGCTGCTGCCTCTCTAGCTTTCAAGCCTTTTGATTCTGCGTATTCTAGTATTCTTTTAGTGCATGCAAAACAG ATTTTCTCATTTGCAGACAGATTCAGAGGCTTGTTTACTGATTCAATTGGGAACTCCAAGCAATTCTACACATCATCTGGTTACTAT GATGAACTATTATGGGGTGCAACATGGCTACACAGAGCTACAAACGATGAATATTACTTGAAATATGCTGTGGACAACTGCGTTGCCTTCGGTGGATCCGGCTGGGCCGTCAAAGAATTCTCTTGGGACAACAAGTATGCCGGAGTTCAAATCCTCCTCACAAAA TTGTTGCTGGAAGGACGAGCTGGAAAGTACGCCTCTACGTTGCAGCAGTATCAGGCAAAAGCTGACTACTTCACTTGCGCGTGTATGCAGAAGAATGATGGATACAATGTGAAGATGACTCCTG GTGGCCTAATCTATCTACGTGAGTGGAACAACTTGCAGTACCCTGCCTCTGCTGCTTTCCTCCTCACTGTCTACTCTGATTATCTCTCCAAGGCCAAGATATCTGTGCAGTGCCCAGATGGCCTAATCCAGCCTCAACAAATCCTCAACTTTGCCAAATCACAA GCAGACTACATTCTTGGCAAGAATCCCAAGTCATTGAGCTACTTGGTGGGCTATGGCAAGAGGTATCCTCTCCATGTCCACCACAGGGGCGCCTCTATCGCCCCTGTCTCTCTCCTTCACTCTGCTATTGGATGTGTTGAGGGGTTTGAGACTTGGTACAAACGGCATGACGCCAATCCCAATGTCATACATGGAGCCCTTGTCGGAGGCCCTAACGCCAACGATGAGTTCACAGATGACAGATCTGCTTATGAGCAGACTGAGCCTACATTGTCTGGAACTGCCCCTCTTGTTGGTGTTTTCTCAAGATTGCACACACTGTTTTCAGGCCAACAAATGGAGAAGTCAAAACAGCCTAAGCCTTCCAGTCCATACCACAAACCACAAG TTCCATCTCAACTCTATGCACCAGCTCCCCATTCCAAAGCAG CTGTCCCAGTTGAGTTTATTCACTCCATAACAAACTCATGGACAGTTGGAGGGGAGAAATTCTACCGTCACGAAGTGGTGGTGAAGAACATCTCTCAAAAGCCTATTGGGAAGCTGAAGCTGCAGTTTGATGGGCTGACAGGATCACTGTGGGGGCTGACTCCAACACAGGCAAAGAATACTTATGAGCTTCCTCAATGGATTCAAACACTAAAGCCTAATTCTGAATTCAGTTTTGTGTACATTCAAGCTGGTGCTCAAGCTGAGATTTTGGTTCAAAGCTATCATTGA
- the LOC125192072 gene encoding uncharacterized protein LOC125192072, whose product MKPRSSASFLVSGCSTADPPPPVVIRRCLLLTPSVDVAPPTDNLVLRCCIGEGLQAGLAPFWVREKSRLLPGCTASGPGVDVWADGCSKRALNWAWRKGPKCTPYFFHFPFLVYLSLGT is encoded by the exons ATGAAACCGAGGAGCAGCGCCTCCTTCCTCGTCTCCGGCTGCTCGACGGCAGACCCACCGCCGCCTGTCGTCATCCGCCGCTGCCTCCTTCTCACGCCTTCCGTTGACGTCGCGCCACCGACGGACAACCTCGTTCTAAG GTGCTGCATCGGTGAGGGCTTGCAGGCTGGACTTGCCCCTTTTTGG GTGAGAGAGAAATCTCGGCTGCTACCTGGCTGCACCGCGAGCGGGCCTGGAGTTGATGTCTGGGCCGACGGCTGCTCGAAACGGGCCCTAAATTGGGCCTGGAGAAAAGGCCCGAAATGcactccatatttttttcattttcctttccttgttTATCTTTCTTTGGGGACTTAA
- the LOC125195837 gene encoding mannose-1-phosphate guanyltransferase alpha-like isoform X2, giving the protein MGGSEERVVAVIMVGGPTKGTRFRPLSLNTPKPLFPLAGQPMVNHPISACKRIPNLAQIYLIGFYEEREFALFVSSISNELRVPVRYLKEDKPHGSAGGLYNFRDQIMEESPSHIFLLNCDVCCSFPLAEMLEAHMSYRGMGTILVIKVSPESANQFGELVADPVTNELLHYTEKPETFVSDRINCGVYIFTPDIFTAIQGVSSQRKDRATLRRVSSFEALQPANSLPSDFVRLDQDILSPLAGKKQFYVYETTDYWEQIKTPGMSLKCSGLYLAQFRRTSPDLLASGDGTKNAAISGNVYIHPSAKVHPTAKIGPNASISANARIGAGVRLVNCIILDDVEIKENAVVIHAIVGWKSSIGRWSRVQASGDHNAKLGVTILGESVTVEDEVVVINSIVLPNKTMNVSVQEEIIL; this is encoded by the exons ATGGGTGGTTCAGAAGAGAGAGTGGTGGCTGTGATCATGGTGGGTGGCCCAACTAAAG GGACCAGATTTAGGCCATTGTCACTTAATACTCCAAAGCCCCTTTTCCCATTGGCTGGACAGCCAATGGTTAATCATCCTATATCTGCTTGTAAAAGG ATACCGAACCTAGCACAGATCTACCTTATTGGTTTCTATGAGGAGCGCGAATTCGCACTGTTCGTCTCTTCGATATCTAATGAGCTCAGAGTTCCTGTCAG ATACTTGAAAGAGGATAAGCCACATGGTTCGGCAGGTGGACTTTATAACTTCAGGGATCAAATCATGGAAGAGAGCCCG TCACACATCTTTTTGCTGAATTGTGATGTTTGCTGCAGTTTTCCTCTTGCAGAGATGCTAG AGGCTCACATGAGCTACCGTGGGATGGGAACCATTTTGGTGATCAAG GTTTCGCCGGAGTCAGCAAACCAGTTTGGGGAACTTGTAGCTGATCCCGTTACAAATGAATTGTTGCACTACACAGAGAAGCCTGAAACTTTT GTGAGTGACCGTATCAACTGTGgggtttatatatttacccCTGACATCTTTACCGCCATTCAAGGCGTGTCCTCCCAAAGAAAAGACCGAG CTACCTTAAGGCGTGTATCCAGTTTTGAAGCACTTCAACCAGCAAACAG TCTCCCGTCAGATTTTGTAAGACTGGATCAGGACATTCTATCACCACTTGCTGGAAAAAAACAGTTTTATGTGTACGAAACCACAGATTACTGGGAACAAATCAAAACTCCCGG AATGTCCCTGAAATGCTCAGGATTGTACCTCGCCCAATTCAGGCGCACCTCACCAGATCTCTTGGCTAGTGGAGATGGCACGAAGAATGCTGCAATTTCTGGCAACGTTTATATTCATCCATCAGCAAAAGTCCATCCAACTGCTAAG ATCGGTCCCAATGCTTCGATTTCAGCGAATGCTAGGATCGGAGCTGGTGTGAGGCTTGTCAACTGCATTATTCTTGATGATGTCGAAATCAAG GAAAACGCGGTGGTGATTCATGCGATCGTTGGATGGAAATCTTCGATCGGAAGGTGGTCAAGAGTCCAG GCCTCGGGAGACCACAACGCGAAGCTTGGGGTCACCATTCTAG GTGAATCAGTGACAGTGGAAGATGAAGTTGTGGTGATCAACAGCATTGTTCTTCCAAACAAGACCATGAATGTCAGTGTTCAAGAGGAAATTATATTGTGA